GAGATTAGGTGGAGAGTACCCTTGCTGAATAGTATGTACACTTTAAAGAGCAAAGAACATTTGTGGGGCGTCGTGAGGTTTTCTGATGTGACCACTCTGACGATCCAGTTAAACGTTTGTTTGTaaatataatacataaaatGTATATCGAGTGCTTATGGAAATAGTAAGTGAAATTGAATGCTTTACCATTAATAAAATCTGGGTATTTATATAGATATAAATAATGATGATATTGTTTTCATTACTCAGTTGCTACTTATGACAATATGAATGTAAGGGACAGATTTTCAAAcctttttaattaaacattgGATTTTCAAACCTTTTAAATTAAACATTGTAAGGAAATTTTTAAGAGCATGAGATTTTGATTCTTGTATCAAATAAGATAAACATATTGGAGAATATTTGTTTGGAAATCTTTATTGCCAAGTCATTAATTTCTACACTAAGGCAAGCATTTTTTCGAAATATTCTAAGGATTATGGCAAGATTGAGAGATACTATACAAGGAATTAAGGCATGATATTGCAAAAATTCGAATTCCACTATACTTTTGCCTAAATATGGTGCGCTTGAATATTGAATGATATGCAACTTGAGTTAGAAGAATGGAAGAAAATCCTCCCCTCCCTTATACCATATTTTCGAGCCAACCTAGGGTAAAAGATTAGGAAATAAAGAGCTCAAAttggtagaaaaatcatcaGACATGGAAGGGGATGATTGGAGTCAAATAATTGTAAGATTTGGTGACGAAATGGAAAGAAAATTGTGTGATTTTGATACCAATCGAGCAAGATTTGGCTGCCACATTAAGCCTCCTCCCCTCACCTATAAATATGCCATCATCCCCACTCCTCAACACACGCTACAATTCGAGACCTATAGctgaaagtttcaaaatttccAGCTGCCTGTCCTAGCCGAAACTTTGCTAAAAAATCGTCCAAAGTTAGCCTAGATCGTGAGCCGAAGTGCTGCCCGAACAAGGAGCAAGAAGCAATCCAATCCACGAACCCGTGCACCACGTTTTTAGCATTCAAAAACCTAAGTAAGTGGACTTGTTTTAAAGTTAAATTTTCGGATTATGCATATGTTCGTTTTCGAAAATTCGGTAgagtacaaattttttttctactcCTTTCTTGTGTTGGTTGTCATATGGTTTTAGGCACTGCGAGGATTCGACTGTATATGGGTGCGAATCTcaatatgatatgtttatggCCCTTACACGGTGggattataataattatatgatCTCGCTCCCTTAgaagagtaaaaattagggactggtATCAGTAAACTATAGAAAATAGAGGAATCTCAGTGCCTGATCAATGTTATGCATGTGAAACGAGTCTTGTTGTATATGAATTGTGCTtcgaaattttatgcatgttgttatATTGTGTTCGATTCGGTCcacacttgctgagtatttcccaaaatactcacgcCCTTGCTTTCCCCTTCCCAGATAAATCCGATGAACAGGTTGAGGAAGAAGAGTCCGAACAATTTTGGGGCTAGTGATTCGCGCGACCAGTAGTAGTTAGATATTTCGAatcttttgtttatttatttgtaaaacgCTTTCGCATTATTATTTCATCTGGTTGTTAAAACAATGGGTTTCCTTTGGAATTTAagaaataaactggttttcggtttatactatactacgaggcttgttgttccTCGATTGTGTGGTTGTTAAACAACGTCGGTGTTAACCCTGAGTTTCAGAGCGTGACAAGGAATGCCCGTATTTTTTCAGTTCCGGGGATGGTACCCGAGCTGGCTCTTATCCCGACTTTGAGTTATAGGATTTATCTGGGTTCCCAACCCTCCTAGTCCAAGTTATAGGATGACCCGTTcgattaaagattttaaaatattgtgtaattgaaaataaaattttacttaGATGAGTCTTCAAATACTCTCTtccatatatatacatatatatagacatacacacacacacatatatatatgaattagatagactcataatatattttttattccaaaaatattagtttttaataATAAACATGAATTGGATAGActcataatatattatataaatataaaagtaTGAAACACTCTCATAAAAACCTACTCATATGAACATGAGTTTTACAGAGTCAAAGCCTTGGCGAATTTTTCTTGGGCTGAATTTATTAcattacattaaataaatgacaGTAAATGCACATGCCTCCGCTTGACTTAAGACCAAAAAACAGCTTGCGTTCTCAATTAAAGGAGTGTTATATATTGATTTCGAGttatgccaaaaaaaaattaaataaaaaatcatatattaatttagaAATATTTCCATTCAGAAGTTGGGATCATGTTGTACGCTCACCTTTTTCATTGGATCTACCCATGAATTCACATGAGATTCGTTATAACATCgatatctcaaatttaaaacgagatctcaaattttcttaaataaaaaaacattaatagATTATTAGATTCCCaataatttacaaattttaaatctgtgttttattttaaaaaggaaaattaagtaagaaatttttttattaaaaaatcgaTTAGAGTTAATAACATACTTCCCGCTCCCGTAACTAATTTGAGATCTCATACCCTACGACGAGGCCCATCAAGATTAAGCCCTATCCAGATTTTGGTTCACTGACTCATCCCGACCCAAATattttcctataaatatcaggtttgagagTCTAActattcattcactatattgactTTTAGCAGCACTCTTAGCTGGTATCTCATTATATacccagtctctgacttgagcgttaGAGGGGCTACGTCCGGACACCCTCTCGGTCCCTTTCTAACGGTCTCCTTTGTGATTTCAAGTTTATATTAAATTCGAGATCTGCACTCGGATTAATATCACCTACTGAAATCGAACCTTAAATTTTCAATGAGTATCAAGTTGATTATTTAAGGAAAAAGTGAGATGCAATTCCAAGTTGGAATTATTTAAGGAAATAATTTTAGTCAACGTCCTAGTGAGAGGCATAGTTGTTTTGCGCATCCTATGGATGAGATCCAGGGTTGTGTTGGATGTGGGATGATTGATGAACATACATATACATTATTCATACATATTTATTATTAGATAAGTATTAcggatttttatttgtgagacgggtcaattttgctcaaatttacgataaaaattaatatttttaacataaaaataatatttattttatcgttGATCCGAGTAAAAGATACGTTGAAAAAGTGTAACAGTCAAAATGGAACATTAATTTTTTACCCTTCTTGTATCGATTTTTCAAACAATTTTAATTAGTAAAATTAGAGACATTTTAGGATGTTAacataaaaaaccaaaaatagTTTTAATGGGACCTTGTTCCATTATAATACATCAAAAATGTATACATACACAATTTTGCGtgtatgtatatttatatgtattgtGCCATCTTTTTCCTAGGGCTGTCGATCAAACTAATAGGCCCCGTGTGTTTCGTCCCATAGCAggcaaaatatttgttttcatatgTAATGCAAACTAaattagaatattatttttattactgaTTATTTTGcccattttattaaaataatttcccCGTCGTAATTTGTTTAACCCCTAAATCACACGCCAAGATTGTTTGTTACTTTAAGTATAATATATAACCTGCAAGTGTAGAATTATTAATTTACTTGGGTCGTAGTCGAACCATTTATTTCCTTCGACGTGATTGGGCAGTGGAGTATTAAAAATTAACATTGATTTTTCTAGGATTATGAAATTTTCACTTCTCAAATTAGTATATATTACACAATTTTTCTACTTAATATAACtaacaaaaaatgatatttttacagcgaaaaataatactttgaaCATAAAACGTAATGCTTTTCACGTGTCGTATCGGGTCGAAGATATGTCTCATAATATTAACTCGTGAAAAGGCTTCTTatgatttttttgaattattcaTATGACTGATGTCATAATAAGTTgtgatttacaaatttttgttaCAAAATTATCATTCTTATTCTATCTCGTGTATTTATAAAGTTAATTACTAATCAATTCGTAGTTAGCTTAAGAAAATAATCATTCCAATGATCATATCGAAATATTGATAATTGTTATTTACACTCCATTTTAATCATAAGTTTTATATATGAAGTGGAGTGTATGCAACACTGCAAATAAAAATTCTCTGTGTTATATTTATCATTAATATTAAAGGTGAAAggtatttatttacaaaataaaaagcCTTCGAAACTCAAAAGATATGCTAATGTGAATTAACTTTAAAACCccttaattataaaaaaaaatgccaGTTTGTCGTTTAATTTGAACCATGATTAGCGtgcaataataattaatattttattacttAATAAAATTGTATATTTACGTTTTCTGCCAAAGGTCAATAGACAAGAAACAACTcttttaaaattcatgtatTTTTCTTAAACTGCATAgacacgggtcgtattttgtgagatagatatcttatttgggtcattcatgaaaaagtattactttttatgctaagagtattattttttattgtgaatatcggtaggattgacttgtctcacagataaaaattcgtaagaccgtctcacaagacacTTACTCAACCACATATTAAGATATCCACGTTTAATGCAGATTAGTTTCTCAAAATTATaccaaacaaattaattaatttattattattattattactactcATATGTTAGGCAGCTGAATTTCAATTTTCTGTTCGGGCACAAAGTTGTCGTAACTCTCAGACTCTTCCTAAAGTGtcaattgattaattaatattaattttaccTTATAAGCTATATGTGTATCTATATGCTTGTTTTCTTCCTATTAAAATTCTGGATAGATGATAAGTccattattaaatttttgagctattttgatttttgattttcaaaaaaatcaaaattacgtATTGATAATGTAAGTTGGTTCTTTGTTAATTTTAGTCCGAATGCCGACGTAATGTTTAAAATGCTAGCATTTCCGATAGCACGACAATATTTTCCATTAGTCTCTCAATTTTTATACTCATCACACCCAACATTTAACATAAACTAAGCTTGTTAGCActtatatcaattttttttttctaataattaatataaaatcgAATGTTATTATATGTAGTAGTTTTGAGAGAATATAAACacagtatttaatttattgggtGGTGACATGAAAACAAATACAAATGGAGGAGAGTGTTTCATGGCACAAAGTCTACAGTGTTCCTAACATTGAAAACGACCATCATtgaatgtatatattttttcaaaaacataatGACCACaccatattaattattatataattcttGATTAAACAATAGAAAATGACATTAATTTGAAAGTCAATTTGATTAAAGACCCCCAATTTGTCAAATCTAATTGAAAGATCATGATAAAGCGATCCAAAAGATAAAGGAACTGCTACTTCGTAAAAAGGGATTTGATCAATTGTATCTTTGTATAATCTTGAAtccacataaataaataatcaagagtttttttttagaaaaaatattttacaacgCTACTATTCAATTTGGTGGGTATTGGATAAACCTCTAGGCTAACGCAATAACATGTTAATCACGCTAATCTGATATGTTTTTTATGCTTCCCAAAATACCCCTATATAGATAATAATCGTCAATATTTGGATTTTTTCCccaattttctaaaatatttatttaacctgattgattattttaaaaattttaaaaacataaatatgtgaaatacatttaaattgtaatattatgagaaaaaaacatataaaaaagatTTATACCAACATATTACGATTATTACGTGTAAAAAATCGCTGAATAAAAAAACCTGCGCTCCACGACAAATTGGGCCTATTGGGTAATGGAATATTAGACAGATATGCCTAAAGATTTAATATGAAAGCCCattaacaaatatataattccAAGCCCAATTGAAGCTCCCCCGGCCTCCACACCCTGCAAAGCAAAGCGGCCAGCCTACCCCTTCCTCCACGCCTACATCAAACACTAGATTGGCAATAGCTTTGCTGTTCATTGAAGCTGCATCGATATTTTACCGGTATTATCATTCATTCTGCCTCGAAGTATAGATGATCACTCATTTGGGTTCTGATTTACCGGTAGTCTTTACTTGTATTCTGTTGATTCTGTGTTTTCTGCTGATTTTTACGGTGTTGTCTGATGCttgtattgtttttttttttttttataatgggTGTTATAATCATTTCGAAGTTATTTCTACTTTATTGTTGGAATGAGGTATATCAAAATAATTGCTTGGATTCAAGGAACTGTTGACTTCATGTAATGCTGAAAGTGCCCTTTATGctttccttttttattttttctgtcTGAATTTGGCGGAGGAGTGACTAAAGGAGAAAAATTCATATAGTCGATGAAGAGGTTGGGGGTTTGTGGATAAAAATTGTCGAAATGAGTGAAAAGATTCATTGCTAAAGTGGGTATATCCTGAATGGCATTATGGATTGAGAAATTTTAGAATCCTTCAGACANCTCCCTACTAAAATCCATCAGATTGGCTTAAACTATAATGCAAACTCAAAAGCCTGTCAGATGTCTTGTTTGTTCAACCATCTCTTGTGAATCGGATTTTCCAGATGTAACGGAATAATACAATTAATCTCATATATTTCACTTGTTTCCTTACCAATTATAtgacaaaattaatataatggTATGTAATTCATGTGAACTAACAAACTGACTAGCCTAGCctcttttatattattttcgtGGCAGATATGTGATCCACCTGTTAGTGTGTACAAAGACTACTCCATGCCCAAGGACACACAGAAGTATCTTCTCTCTTGTTGGCTTAAAAATGGTGTTTGTTCCATCAGAGCTTCCGATCTTACTCAAGATCTTTTTGGCACCCTTGTGCATTGCCCTCCTCAGGTTAGATGATCTGCACGTATTTgtgataaatttgatttagatTAACTTATCTAGTTATCGTGTAATCGTTCATCTACCAAAAGGTGTGAAAATGGTTCTAGCATTTGGTTGAAGGGTGATTATTTTGATTCTGGGTCCTATTTGGTTTTATGATCCATATAGTGTTGGGTCTTCTTTAAAAAAGTCGTATTCTTTTCCTGAAACTGAAGGTGGATTCAGTAATAACAAATTCAATTCTcgtaaaaaatttcaataattacATTGTGAGACAAGCCCACAAACTTTTACATGCCATGCAATCTGGATGTGTATAGCAGCAATAATTTCTCTGATTTAGTAACAAAGGAATTTTGTTGAGTTAGAAGAACCTATTTTTCATGGCAGCTTTCTTCTTCAAGAGGTGACACATCTAGCGAACCTGTGACAGAGAAGAGGCCACAGGAAGCTTTGTGGTTGGATTATGGGGTGAGTTTTGATATTTTCTGATTCAATTTTTGGTCTATTAACTAAATTTCTGCAACATAGTTTCTGATATACTACAAAATAATTTATGGTGTAACGAGATGTAAAATATGAAGACTGCCTCCTTAACTTTTATGAACAGTACATTCCGTTGATGAGAAAATGAGTGAAAAAACGTGAGTATGCCAAAAGTGAATATTTGCAACAAAATGAACTACGACAAGAGCCCTCATCAATGAAATGGCTCCTGGCACGAATGATAAAGAGAAATTGACAGGGAAGTTGAGTCAGGGGATTGATGTTCTATAAAACATCTTTACATTTTATGAAGTTCTGCGATCTTATTCTGTGTTTTTGTTATTGACCCTGTGCCATTTGCTCTATCCGTTTTTGAAGAGTCAATATAAACGTACAAAAATTTCTAACTGTTTATGTTCACTATCGTTTAGCAAATGGGCATGTTTATTAGCggcatatcatatatttcagGAGGTTGCTGGATCTGAACCACGTTGAGCGATTTTGGCTATGGTCTCACATTGGCGATTGAATCTTGAATGTTTTACCAATAAATACGAATAGAATCGAAAGGGCAGAAAAAACTCAACTCACTCTTGAGAGGAATTCAAGAAGCTCTCACAGAAAGAATTGCGCACCATCCATCTAAGGCATTATACAAACATGCTATCATGTAGTCCACTCTTTCCAATCCTTGTCGACGTGATCTTGAGCCCATTTTACAGCTGCTCGAGCGGCCTGAGGTCCTCCAGGTAAACCTCTCTCATTTAGAGTGTCGGCCATGTCGATAAATGGAATCACCAGTAGAGTTCCTGGACCACCGTATTCCGTGTGCAAGAAATCACTGAAGATCTGTTAAAAAATCTGGGGGGTTTAGTAACCTAACATTTGTACGAATATGCACATTGAGGAGGAAGTGTCTAAATGCACGAAACCAGTTTGGCAGCGTCTAAAAATTTATTGTCTATAATTTCAGCATTTTTGCAAACATCATGTCTACACATTCAGCCAACAAGGAGAAAAAGTATAAAAATCCATGAAAACACAGGAAAAATgggtataaaaaaaaaagaagtaccTGAGTACAGATTCCGACAACTTCGTCCACTGAATCCCCAAACATATCTTTCTTGGACAGCTTCTTAGCCAAATGAGTCCTGAACTTCTCAGTCTCCTGATACCAAAACACATCATTTATAAGCAAACTAAAACAGTCATTTCAAGCTCAAGTCCATCGAGCTACGGGTTGAGAGTAGGAAGAAAATCTATACAGAATCAGCAAATTCTGGGATGGGGTCTGGGAGCTTGTACTCCTTCTCGGCCCGGCAAATGAAGTTGTCACTCATTTTGACACAAGCTGAAGAAGAATGAAGATGAAGGAGAGGAGTTTTGGGTGTACTTAGAAAAGAGGAAAGAATATTTGAAGACAATAATTTCGAAGCAGGAGAATTGTAGAGGATTGATGTTGCAGCAGATATGGAGGAAGCCATGTCTTTGAGTCGCAGTTTCAGTGATCTATTTTTGTGAAGCTTTTGAGAAAGGGGCTTaattttctttgggattaagcCCATGTAACTTTGGGTTCTGGCCCATTAATAATTTCGATTAATGAAATTTATTATCTTATGTTCTGCATTCACGTAAATATTCTGaatcaattatatattatattatataagagATAAAGGTTTAAAGAAGCCAAATCCCTCCATTTTCTAGCATTGCTCCCCATAGCCTCACTTTTCTTCCTCTCCATCACCTCTTTCAAGCAAAACAAAACCTCTGTCGGCAGAAGAATGTAGCAGACAAACAGACAAAGATATTAATGAGACAGTTGTATTCATTTGACAAATGAAATTTCTTTAGGATGACGCGGTTTTCCTACGCGGGTTCACACATCTAAATTCGACTATAAATAGGTGCCTCATGCGTGAC
The DNA window shown above is from Primulina huaijiensis isolate GDHJ02 chromosome 12, ASM1229523v2, whole genome shotgun sequence and carries:
- the LOC140989364 gene encoding protein PLASTID REDOX INSENSITIVE 2, chloroplastic-like, which translates into the protein MGLIPKKIKPLSQKLHKNRSLKLRLKDMASSISAATSILYNSPASKLLSSNILSSFLSTPKTPLLHLHSSSACVKMSDNFICRAEKEYKLPDPIPEFADSETEKFRTHLAKKLSKKDMFGDSVDEVVGICTQIFSDFLHTEYGGPGTLLVIPFIDMADTLNERGLPGGPQAARAAVKWAQDHVDKDWKEWTT